The nucleotide sequence cataaatgaaattatgatTTAATGCATACATTAATGCATGCTGTATCATGAACTCCATCggctcaataataataaatgatgaaGGCATTTATTATTAGCTCATGTGACTACTTCACACTTATCGAATCATCAGTTTATGAATGTTGACTCACAGTTAAGTCATACATGGATTAACATGCAATCAAATTAGCTGTAAACAAGCTGAATGGGCAAAAGCTTTATCAGATCAGTGCATTTCATCAGCCtctctgaaagaaaaacagcacttGATTCTTCTCTTCTTGGACAAAGTATGAAGCTGGCTGGTGTTTGTGCTGTTGAAGACCAAATACAGAGAGTTTGGGTCAGGCAGCTTGAGGGAGCAGAGAGCCAGCGATTACATGAAATGTTACAATTTCATGTCAAATGgttcataacataacataacataacatatcataacataacataacataatgatgagaacagaccaCTCAACTATTTAGGGCCTTataaacaagtaaaataatttttaaatcaatccTAAATGTTACAGGGAGCCAGTGCAATGAGGCTAGAACTGGTGTAATATGGTctctttttctggtttttgttaaaattctggctGCTTCATTTTGTACAAGTTGCAGCCTATCAATAGTTTTTTAGGTAATCCAGTGAAGAGTGCATTGCAATAATCTAGGCGAAGAATACAAAGGCATGGGTCAACTTTTTGGCATCTTCCAGTGAGAGGTAGGGTCTAACTCAATAACGCAATATTTCTTAAATATGTACACATGTAAATTACTGGGaatgatattaaaataatttttttttattttactcatcACATTCAAGGCCAGGTCTGGTCTAGCACCGACATACATTTCAGATCTACTCTCCCCCTACGAGCAAACCCGTAGCCTGAGATCCTCGGGCAAAGCACTGTTGGTCATTCCAAAGTCtaggttaaaaacaaaaggagacCGGGCATTTGCGATTAGAGCTCCTAGACTTTGGAACGCCCTGCCCGAGGAGATCAGGCTCGCTGAGTCGGTGCCTCGTTTTAAATCTCtccttaaaacacatttttacaaagttgcttttaatgttttataccTTTTCTATACCTActattatttttagatttttttaacatCCTGTTATTTACTATATTCTATTAACcatgtatctgtatctgttcctctgtttggccctctttcatgctgctcctattttcatgttaatttattcatatactttgttttaatgtgtcccTTAAGCGGTCGTCTAcatcttgtattattttatttattttatgtgtgtaaagaactttgtaactttgtttttgaaaagtgctatacaaataaattttattattattatatgataAATGTGGTGGACTGTGAATAATATAATCTGTAATGCAGGGGATACTGTGTGTTAtacagacaggcacactgaGCTGTTATAAGTTGGTATAGGGAGGTTTATCCCAAGTATGTATTGCCTACATAAGTGTTTGTGGATTATAGAAAGACCACCACCGTGGTCCTCCATAGAAAAGTATCAAAAGTATAGAGACAGATAAAAGCATATGGTCACGTTCCATCATACAAAGTATCTTATTACTGTCACTACTTTTTAACGGTTCCCCTGTGTctacaggggagggggagagtgctTCCTGGAGGAgagtaatgggggggggggggtctctcagTGGAGTGGTGGTTTTACAGGTTAAAGTCACTTATTCATGGTTTTGGAAACATTATTTGCAAGATTCCCAGATGAGTAACACCTTTACCTGCCAGGATAGAAGGTCTTAGTGTCAGAGAACATTTAGATGAGtgcctggcagcagtagataGTCTTGCTCTCTGGGGTACAAGTCTTGCCCCCCACTATTTcagcacaccccagtcaatacacaaaacatttgtaaataaactTGTTTTGCTCCCTGTGACCATGGCTAAATTCTTGCGTGACCGCAACATGACAACCCTGGCAGGACATATTTGGTTTTCTTAATCTCTTCGTCTCTTGGTCCCTGTCACTAATTTCAATTCCTTACACTGCCCAGTATTGGAGAACGTGCATAGACCACATTCTGATTTGGGGAATGTGGAGAGAGATTCAATTTTAAGAGCGGAGGCAGGACTTTCTAACATTTAATTCCAGTCCCTTTATTTGGGGACCGACTCTTCCAGTTCTGGTTCCAAAGGAGCCTCGGGGAGGCGTGTTTTCGTCTCCTTTCCGAGAAGCAGGCTGGAGAACCCGTACCGACAAGTTTACTCAGGGCAGAGCACCGCTTGTTTACTCTGAGACAAAGGACAGAAACCCGACCGGCATCTCCGTGCCGCACACTCCTGTGCAACGCAGGTATGCGAGCTGATCTCTCCCAGCAACGGCCACCGGAAACATAGCAACAAGGGAGCCAGTAATCTTCACGGTAACCGAACAGAGCGGGGTCAAAAATATTTGGAATACTTTGAATCTGGGGTTGGGAGGACTCGGGGTCCTGGAAGGCTGCGGCGTCTGCGGTcttcttctgtgttttttgttttcgaTCAGCCGCAAGCGCtgtgaaaaaacatttgccGGGGTTTTCCCCCGTTGTTGCATGTTCATCACACGGAGTGATTTCAAGTGTTtcagtcccagagccttagaaatgacCTATACATGGATCATTTAATCACTGTGAAGGAGGTTAAGCCCACGGTTCTtcgcagaactgctttaatgtCAGACAGATTTGTAGGTTTTCGAGCATGAGCTGCTCATTTCACGTCCTGCCGCAACATCTCTACTGGGTTCAaatcaggactttgactaggcccctccaaaactttcattttgtttcttttcagccattcagatgtgatCTTGCTTTaatgctttggatcattgtcttgctgcattacccaattacacttcagcttcagctaaAGGACAGATAACTGGACATTGTCCTTAataattttctggtacagagcagaattcatggttccttcaataaaagtcgtcacactaccaccaccatgtttgactgtcgATATGAAGTTCCTCCTGtaaaatgctgcatttgctttatGACAGACACAATGGCACCAATGTCATCCCAAAAGTTCTACTTTTGAAtatccatagaacattatcccaaaggGCTTGGGGATCATCTAGGTGCTTTTTTTTGAAAACGTGAGATGAGAatttgatgtttctcttggttagagAGCAGCCTTGCTATTCTCCCATGAATCCTATTTCTGCCCAgtcttttttcatttagcaGAGCCATTAACACTGACCTCAGCTGAGGCTAGACAGGCCTGTAGATCTGGCCACTCCTGAGAAGATTGCCCACTGTTCCTAGTGTTCTCCATGCAGCGATAATAGCTCACGCTGTGGTTTTTGATGAAGTCCCAGAGCCTCAGGAATAACTTTGTAAGCCTTTTCCTAAAGTGCAGTGAGCTTGGAGAAACTGtctggtgactacttcactctgacgATGAGGTTCaatagtgagtgaatgagtgaagtttagattcaacagggctggctgcactCAAGCCTGGCTATGTTTAATCGGCTGAATCTAATCACCGATTAAACTGGGTTCTTGAGTAACCTAGGCGATATGGccgtttgataacttttttcatcaaataaatcaaatctatatgctttgtgtttactcgggttcccccccccctctctaatGTTCCATTTCGTCTGCATAtcagaaaccattcagtgtgacaaatatgcaataacagagggaATCGGGAAAGGAGCAGGTCCGTTTTCACGGCACTGTGAGACCTTGGCAACCAAGCACTAATACTCCTGCTTCTACTTGTCAAGGTCTTGAGTAAAGGACCTTTCATTAGTGAATTGGTTTAATCAGGTGTATTCCGTGTCATAGAGCTGGCTAAAAGCAAAACCTGCATGCAGGCTGGACCCTTTTCGGGTAACACTGGACACCCCTGTGATAGCAAATGGAAGCAGCATCATCCTAAGACccagcaattaatttttgtGCCCAGCagggggacatgagtctctggtctttaTATCAAGAACCATgcattctactatgctgaagcCTACACAACAAAGAGTcttcaaaaaaaaccaaaaaaaaaatccaaaaaagatatttatgaaaatacttgaattgaattgaatgtcaACTGTAATGTAACTTTGCGCATAGTGGAATGCAGagtttcacaaacattttttttcggGATTCAAACCAAACCGAGTAATTGACGTGACTCGGAGCTCAAAGATGGGAAACCAATAAacctctgtttatttttatgcttttaagGGTTGTTTCATAGTTGAAGCGCAGGCTTTTCAAGCGAAATACACAAGGAAATGAACCTGCTGAGCAATGAACATTGCACATGTTTAACACCATTGATTTTCACaggtgtagttttttttttttttttttttttttttttaaggaagtgGGGGGCCATGTTTGTTTCCTACTATAGGGAGAAATAATACTTAAAGTTGGTAAAGGGACTGTTAACTTCTGCATCAAATGTGCAGGGTTaatggcaagccgttttagctttaattcatttctagaggatatcacaaatacaattctaACTAGCTAGAATGCAAATtgatgatatcagaaattcaattgtaactagttataattcaagcgttttccccattcatttcaattggacctttcatttttgatatcaagaatcaaattttaactagttaaaataggaattcttgatatcaagaattgtattttaactaTTTAAAATTGGACATACTAATtaaaactagttaaaattctATTATTGATATCCTAAATTcccattttaactagttaaaattgaattcctGATATCAATaattccaattttaactagttaaaattgaattcatgatatcagaaataggtACTTTAACTAGTTGATATTATATTGATATCAGTAATTGATTTTCTGATATAagaaattggcattttaactaggtcaaattccaactcccattgaaatgaacgagaaaaacgttttaaatctgattaattaaaacagtcCAGCATTGTAGCCTAACAAGTTCCCGGGTGTGAACCTAAATCTCTAACATTCCAAAATCCAAGATATTGTTACAAATAAAAAGCTTAAGGTAGAGGCGAATCTTTGGTGTAACTCGACAAACACAGCCCACTTCCGCGGTGATATCGTTTGTCACGTGGGGGGAAACGCAGGGTTTTAATGGACTGCGAACGTCTGGCGCGTTCACTCGCACTCAACTTGACAAGGCTGTGacgagaaactgaaaaaaaaaccatgtctGCGGACAAGAAGTCCAAGTCCCTGATGGACGTTATTGAACTGGAAGACTTTCTGGCGAATCCTCCAGTCGATTTCACCGTTGACGTGCGCGGGACGGGGTACAGATTTGTGGAGTACGACTGTGACCGCTGCTGCGTCTTCATTGACGAAATCCAGAGTGCTAAGGGGAAAGTGATCTTCCAGAATTCACCTGGGAGGTAAGCAGTGAAGTAGAAATGTTTGCATAGTGGCATCTATTGCGTCTCCCTGCTTgagattaattattttcatcGTTTTCTTTTAGGACAATAAAAGTCCGTACCATGAAAGACTACATGCAAGTGCGGAAAAACATTACATCGAAACGGATTTATATCCTGGTATCGGCTTGTGAAGGCGCCGCAAAGTCCAAGAAGAGTAAAGATGCAAAGGCTCTCCTGGGTAAGCGCCTCCGTTCTACACTATTAACCTACTCCTAGCGTTACTAAGTTGCTTTTTCATTAATGGTAATGATACTTCTCGTATTGCTTATACTTATGTATGTATcggtctttgtgttttttgagacCATTCCGTTGCAAAAGTTGCAAACAACCAGTAGTGTTGAGTGCCTGTGTCACATATATGGCATTAGTTTTGAATcgtgtaaatatttattcacttttttaatgtatcgaattaaattctgttttccAGAGCTGCGGAAGTACATTGTAGCGATCGACGGTAGCAATCCAGTCATCAAGTGGGAGCTTGAGAAGGGACTGGACTGGACCATCTCTTCTGTGGCTGGAGAAAGCTACCGAGTGGATGTAAGTTCCTGTTTGCACAGGTTTATATTTTTACCATTCAGGAAACTCTTACATTCACAATTTTTGTGTATCTAATATGCATGACTGAAATGTCATCCATTTGTCACCGATTCTTCTTAGATATGAGCACTAGTTGCATAACCTGCCGgttgcaattaaaaaatatatatgtgggATTCTGCAGATCGACCTTGGAGATATTGTGAATTCCTGGGTGGGAGAGACGTTTCGAATTCCCGTTGAGGGGGAGAAAGTGACGCCGGTTTGGAAGAACACCTCCTTCACGGTGAAGTACCGCTCCGATGCCCTGTTTGACGTCTCCCACTGGCTCGGGCGTAGCAAACGCCAGTTCAAGGTAAATGGATGCACGCTTGCTTCCTGTACTTAAGACCTAAccagagaattaaaaaaaatatataatgcacAGTGCATTGCTTCTGATGTGTTAAACATTGCAAACTGCTGCTTCCGTGACTCACATATTGGCTCAATATGGAAAATTTTACAATAGC is from Anguilla anguilla isolate fAngAng1 chromosome 9, fAngAng1.pri, whole genome shotgun sequence and encodes:
- the LOC118236741 gene encoding mesenteric estrogen-dependent adipogenesis protein-like; this encodes MSADKKSKSLMDVIELEDFLANPPVDFTVDVRGTGYRFVEYDCDRCCVFIDEIQSAKGKVIFQNSPGRTIKVRTMKDYMQVRKNITSKRIYILVSACEGAAKSKKSKDAKALLELRKYIVAIDGSNPVIKWELEKGLDWTISSVAGESYRVDIDLGDIVNSWVGETFRIPVEGEKVTPVWKNTSFTVKYRSDALFDVSHWLGRSKRQFKIQGR